The nucleotide window TTTGGGCCGAAGCAGCGGGGGCGCTGCCACCAGCGGCGGAGCTTCAAACGGAGGCAACTCTTCCAGTAATGAAGACGCCGAGGAACCCGAGGAATCCGAGGAACCCGAAACTGGAAACATCGTAGACCCCGACAGCCAAATCATCATCGATACCGATGGAGCTCCTGACAATTCCAGCAGCATGGCTGGGGATGAAGAAGTCGTGGAAGAAACAGAAGAAAACCCTGCTTCTAACCCCGCCGAAGAAAATCCAATGAATTCGGAAACCCCCAGTGCTCAAACAGAAAGCTCCAAGCCCGTCAAAAACTTCATAGAAGAATTCTACTACGAAGTCGTTGAACCTGTTAAAATCAAAAACATCCGCGACAGCTTGCCTCAAGATCCGCTCATCGAAGCCGCTTTCACCGCTGAATTCGATCCTCTCAACTACTTGGAATGGGAATTGGCCAACAGGGGCCTCACGCTTGATCAAGTGAACCAAGATAACGACGGAGATGGACTCACCAACGGCGAAGAAATTCAATACGGAAGCAACCCCCTGGTCACCGACACCGATGAGGACGGGGAAGACGATATTCACGAAATCTTCGTGAAAGGAACCGATCCTGCGCATTACGATTCAGACCATGACGGATTGGCCGACACTCTCGACGCCGAACCTCAAAACTTCAACACTTTTGAAAACCGCGTGAGCGAGGAAGAAATCAGCGCTCATGTCACCGAAGAAGGAATCAGCACTCCCCTAGGGATGACCGACTCCGATGAAGACGGTTTAGCAGATTTGTTTGAACTCTACCTGAGCACCGATCCCTTGCAAAAAGACAGCGACGACGACGGTCTGAGCGACGGAGACGAATGGACTCAATATGGAACCGATCCCAATAAAGCCACCAGTGCTTTCCAAGTGGGAGGACTGCGCATCGTCAATGCTTTGAACAACGAAGTCATGGTGGAAGGACAACAGTTCTACATGGGACAAGGCCCAGCTGAAACCCAAATCACTTTCTTTGAAATGCTGAGTGGTGGAACTTTAGTGCCCCTTGGGGAAACCGAAACGGATGAAGCTGGTCGTTTCAACCTGCTCACCCAAGAAAAATTGAGCCCCGGAAAACACACTCTCATTGCCCTTGCAGGCACTCAAGAACGCCCCTTGGACTTTTCAAACCCCTTCCATGTGGAAGTGGTGAAATACACGGGCAAACCCGACTACATCAGTTTGAACCTTCAAAATGGATCCAATCTCACTGAACGTCGACCCACGCTCGATTTGCGAGCCACCGACAATTACATGATTGTGGTTTCATGGAGGAGCACCATCTACAGTCAAGTTTTGATTGCAGACAGTGCGGATCAAACAGTCTACGCAAAGCCCATGGAGAACTTGGAATGGGGCGAACACACCGTCAGTTGGTATGCCGTTGACCCCAGCGACAATCAAAAAAGCGAAGCCACACAATTGTCCTTCACAGTGACGAATGCCGCCTTCTTGAACGGAACCAATGGAGCTCAAATGGGCCTCATTGTGCTCGGAAGTATTGCGGTGCTGGCCATCTTGAGTACCCTGGGCCTCTCCTTGCGAAAACCCAAAAAGAGGAATTAGTGGTATATTGAATCCATGCCGCTGCCAAAGACTAAAATCATCGCCACTTTAGGCCCTGCTTCAGAAAGCAAAGATCAAATCCGAGCTCTGATTCAGGCTGGAATGTCGATTGTGCGTTTGAATTTTTCGCACGGCAACTATGAAGAGTTCAAAAGCATCGTAAAAAAGGTGCGTGAACTGGAAAAAGAATTGGGGAAAACCGTGCTCATTTTTCAAGATTTGCAGGGTCCCAAAATTCGGCTCGGCGTCTTGCCACCCGAAGGCATCGTCGTAAAAAAAGGCCAAGTGCTACATTTGGACACGCGCAGTAAAATCCATCAAGCTCAAAAGCCCCTGCCTCTGCCTTATGCCCCTTTGCCCAAAGTGCTCAAAGTGGGCCACCGTCTCTTCATTGAAGACGGACTCATCCGCACGGTGGTCACTCGCATTCAAGGGCCTTTCCTAGAACTCAAAGTGGAAGTGGGTGGTCTCTTGAAAAGTCACAAAGGGGTCAACATTCCCGACTCCAAATTACCCAACGAACTGGCCCTCACTGCCAAAGATAAAAAAGACCTGCATTTCGGAATAAAAACTCTAAAAGTCGACGCCGTCGCCCTCTCATTTGTGGAAGAAGCCGAAGACGTGGAGCGCGTACGAAAAAAAGTGCAAAGCCTGAGCAAAAAGCCCACTTTTTTAATCGCAAAAATCGAAAGACCCAAAGCCCTGAAAAACCTGCATGAACTGGTGAAAGCCGCTGACGCCGTCATGGTGGCTCGCGGTGATTTAGGCGTAGAAACCCCCGCCGAAGCAGTGCCGCTGTTGCAAAGACAAATCATCCAAGAATGCCGCTCCGAAGGCAAGCCCGTCATTGTAGCGACTCAAATTTTGCAATCGATGGTTGAAAACGCCGTGGCCACTCGCGCCGAAATCAGCGATGCCGCCACTGCTATTTTTGAGCAAACCGACGCCTTCATGCTGTCGAACGAAACCGCCACCGGGAAACATCCCATAGAAGCCGTGAAAACTTTATTTCGAGTGGCCAAAAGCACCGAAGCCGCCATTGAGAAAAAGCAAATATTGCTGCCTCAAGTGCAAGAATTCGGTGCTATGGGAGGAACTTTGGAAGACCACCGCATGGCCAAAGAAGCCTGGCGCCTCGCTGAAGACATTCAAGCCGACGCCCTGGTGATTGCGACCAAACAAGGCTACACCGCTCGAGCCGTTTTGCGTTACCGCCCCAACTGCCCCATTGTCATTGTGAGCAATGAAGCCGCCCGCGCACGCCTCTTGCATTTTCATTGGGGAGTGAATGAAGTTCTCCTTATAAAAGGCCGCCTTCGTGCAGAAGAAGTGCGAGAAAAGTTGCGTAAACATCCTCATTTTCAAAGCAAAAAACGCCTGGTCTTTTTACGTTTAGGGAAAAGTAAACGCTCTCTTGTGGTGATGGAACTGGGCCGTTAAGATGAAGGCCTAGCCCTTCTCCATGCGCATCCTCGGTTTAGACCCCGGCCTCGCCACCATCGGCTACGCACTTTTAGACTGCCAAAAGGGCGGGAAAAAACTGCTCACTTGCGGAGTGATTCGCACGGCCGCTCACTCGAGTCTAGGGGCTCGCCTCAAAGAAATTCATCAAGATTTTGGCCAACTGCTCAAAGAATTGAAACCCGACCACTGTGCAGTTGAACAAATTTTTTTTCAAAGAACATCACCACCGGAATCAACGTGTCTCACGCTCGCGGCATTTTACTTTTATGTTTGGAGGAATACGGCATCCCTTTGACTGAATTTTCGCCCAGCGCCATGAAGCGCGCCCTCACGGGTGACGGACGCGCCGACAAAAAAAACATCCAAAAAATGGTGATGCTCGAACTGGGGCTGCGCGCGGCTCCTCAGCCCGATGACGCCGCCGACGCCGTAAGCCTTGCCCTGACGCTCGCGGCTACAGTAAGATGGGCCCAATGAATCAACGCCTCTCTCAACTTGGAATCATTGGTTTTTCAGCGCTGCTCATGATGAGCGTTGGGCTCTTTGCCTTTCAAAGCCTAAACAAACTCAGCCAAAGCAGCATTTTAAACGCCGATGAAAAAGCCCCCACGAGTTTGTCTTACGAAACCCGTCTCCAAAAAGGAGACGAATGGTTCCAGGCCGGACACTACACCGAAGCCGCCTCCGAGTATGCTTACGCCATGCAACTGGAACCCGAACAAGCAGCCCCCTACCTCAAACTGAGCACCACCTACACCGCATCAAACGACCCCACAAAAGCCGAAGAAAATGCAAAAAAAGCCTATGAATTAGAAGCCGTGCCACAGAATCTCGCGACTTATGCCCATGCTCTATTGAATTCCGGCAAAATCAACGAAGCCAAAGCGCTGCTCGAATCCTCCTCCACTCCAGATCAAAGCCTCGCCTACGTCAAAGGCCTTTTGGCTCTTGCGGAAGGGGCCGACGGAAAAGTTTTTTTTCAAGAGGCCCTACAGTTGAGTGGACCTGTGCTGCCCACTAAAATTCAAGGGTTTCTCAGTGCTTATGAAACGTATGAAAGCGCCCAAGGTGCAAGCCAGACTTATCTGAGTGCCCTCCTGAGCAAAGCTTTGCTGGATGCCAACGAACCCCGTTTAGCCCAAAACATGGCCCTGAGCACTCTCAAAATTAAAAGTGATTACCGAGATCTTTGGATGATACTGGGCTATGCACAACTGGAATTGAATCAACTGGCCGAAGCCGAAGACTCCTTCAAAGCGGCTAAAAAAATCGACTCCATCAAACCGGAAGTGCATTATTTGCTGGGCAAAACTCACTACTTGCAAAAAGAGTACGACGACTGCATCAACGAAATGGAATTGGCTTTGCTCTACAATTTTGAACCCGCCGCAGAAGCCTATAAAAAAATGGCCGAAAGTCACAGCGCCCTCGGGCAATACAACGAAGCCCTTTCCGCCTACGAAGCCATGATCAATGTCGACCCTCATTCCATCACCCTTTTTAAAGAACCCATACGCATCGCAACAGAAGAAGTCAAAGACTTGGACCGAGCTCAAACCTTGGCTCAAAAAGGAACAAATCTCTTCCCCAGTGAAGCCCTTAGCCACAGTTTACTGGCCAGCGTTCATCTTAAAAAAGAAGAGTTGGAAGCAGCCGAAACTTCCATTCAAATGGCCTTCAAACAAAACGCCAAAGACCCAGAAGCGCATTTGATTGCGGGCCTCATCCGTGAAAAACAAGACAATATGGAAGGGGCAAAGTGGGAATACAAAAAAGCCTTCGAACTCAGTCAAGCTGGCGATCCCATCAACGTGAGCGCCGCTGAAAACTACAACCGTTTGATGACCCCCGTGAGTGAATGAGCTCTCTGCCTCTCAGCATTGCTTTCGGACTGATTTTTGGAAGTTTTTTGAGCCTGCTGATTCCACGCTTACACCAGGGCGAAAAGGGCATTGTTGCCGGACGCTCTCATTGCCCTGAGTGCAAACACCTACTCCGTGCCATCGATTTGTTGCCCTTGCTTTCTTACCTCTTTCAAAAAGGACGCTGTCGCTACTGCAAAAAAAAGATCTCTTTTTGGTACCCGATTACAGAGCTCGCCCTGCTGAGTTTCAGCATCGGCCTAGCCTTACTCTACCCCGAACCCAAATTTTACGCGCTGCATTTTCCTTTGCTCTTTGTTGCCGTTTTCATTTTTTTGTACGATTTACGTTACAAAGAAATTCACGAGGCGATTTTACTTCCCGGCATACTCTATGCCGTGTTTTATGGACTCACTCAATACGGCTGGGAAAGCACTGGCCTGGGCCTCGCCATCGGCGGTCTCTTTTTTGGCCTTCAATTCGTGCTTTCACGCGGACGCTGGCTGGGCAGCGGAGACATTGAAATCGGCCTCTTCATGGGCGCCTTGCTCGGCTTTCCTCACATTTTGGTGGGAATTTTTTCGAGTTATCTTTTGGGCAGTTTCTTAAGTCTCATTCTGCTCGCCACTAAAAAAGCCAGCGGTCAAACCGCACTTCCCCTCGGCCCTTTCCTCATGTTGGGAACTGTGCTAAGTTTCGTTTGGGGTGAAAAACTTCTTTCCCTCTATTTCAGCGCACTATGAAAATTGTCATTTTAGCCGGAGGAGCCGGATCGCGCCTCTGGCCCATGAGCTCCAAGAAAAAGCCCAAGCAGTTTCAAAAATTGGTGTCCGATAAAACCATGCTCCAAGAAACCTGGAACCGTGTCTCTTTTGTGAAACCTGAGGACATTTATGTGAGCACCAATGCCGAATACGCCCACTATGTGCGCGAAGAACTGCCCGACTTGCCTAGCGAAAACCTCATCCTAGAACCCAGCATGCAAGACACCGGACCTTGCATCGGCTTGGCCGCCGCACTCATCGCCAAAAAAGACCCTGAGGCTGTAATGGCCATTGTTTACGCAGATCATCTGGTGCAAGACGTCGCTGAATTCGAAGCCAAACTGCGAGCTGCCGAAAAACTTGCCGCCACCGAAAACACCTTGAACATCATTGAAGTGAAAGCCAAGTACCCCAACACCAATCTAGGCTACGTGCGCATCGGACGCATGCTGCACGAAGAAGACGGCATCGAAATTTATGAGTTCAAAGCTTTTAAAGAAAAACCTGACTACGAAACCGCCAAACGCTTCCTTTCTTCCTACAGCTACCTCTGGAACACCGGTTATTACGTGTGGAAAGTTTCCACCATCCTAGAAGAATTCGCCAAACACTTGCCCAAGACCTACGAGCAACTTCAGTCGATCGCTTCTGGCACCCCGCTCGAAACGGCCTACCCTCAGTGCGATAAAATTTCCATCGACTATGGGGTGATGGAAAAAGTGGATCCCTCCCGCGTGCGCATCATTCCAGCCGACCTCGGTTGGAGC belongs to Candidatus Peregrinibacteria bacterium and includes:
- a CDS encoding tetratricopeptide repeat protein encodes the protein MNQRLSQLGIIGFSALLMMSVGLFAFQSLNKLSQSSILNADEKAPTSLSYETRLQKGDEWFQAGHYTEAASEYAYAMQLEPEQAAPYLKLSTTYTASNDPTKAEENAKKAYELEAVPQNLATYAHALLNSGKINEAKALLESSSTPDQSLAYVKGLLALAEGADGKVFFQEALQLSGPVLPTKIQGFLSAYETYESAQGASQTYLSALLSKALLDANEPRLAQNMALSTLKIKSDYRDLWMILGYAQLELNQLAEAEDSFKAAKKIDSIKPEVHYLLGKTHYLQKEYDDCINEMELALLYNFEPAAEAYKKMAESHSALGQYNEALSAYEAMINVDPHSITLFKEPIRIATEEVKDLDRAQTLAQKGTNLFPSEALSHSLLASVHLKKEELEAAETSIQMAFKQNAKDPEAHLIAGLIREKQDNMEGAKWEYKKAFELSQAGDPINVSAAENYNRLMTPVSE
- a CDS encoding mannose-1-phosphate guanylyltransferase; this translates as MKIVILAGGAGSRLWPMSSKKKPKQFQKLVSDKTMLQETWNRVSFVKPEDIYVSTNAEYAHYVREELPDLPSENLILEPSMQDTGPCIGLAAALIAKKDPEAVMAIVYADHLVQDVAEFEAKLRAAEKLAATENTLNIIEVKAKYPNTNLGYVRIGRMLHEEDGIEIYEFKAFKEKPDYETAKRFLSSYSYLWNTGYYVWKVSTILEEFAKHLPKTYEQLQSIASGTPLETAYPQCDKISIDYGVMEKVDPSRVRIIPADLGWSDIGTFASLHEELARSAKDNLIKGKIIAVENEGCVLYNEGSDPIATFGLKNMVVVNAGGHTLICSKEKSNDLKELLSKLESL
- the pyk gene encoding pyruvate kinase, which gives rise to MPLPKTKIIATLGPASESKDQIRALIQAGMSIVRLNFSHGNYEEFKSIVKKVRELEKELGKTVLIFQDLQGPKIRLGVLPPEGIVVKKGQVLHLDTRSKIHQAQKPLPLPYAPLPKVLKVGHRLFIEDGLIRTVVTRIQGPFLELKVEVGGLLKSHKGVNIPDSKLPNELALTAKDKKDLHFGIKTLKVDAVALSFVEEAEDVERVRKKVQSLSKKPTFLIAKIERPKALKNLHELVKAADAVMVARGDLGVETPAEAVPLLQRQIIQECRSEGKPVIVATQILQSMVENAVATRAEISDAATAIFEQTDAFMLSNETATGKHPIEAVKTLFRVAKSTEAAIEKKQILLPQVQEFGAMGGTLEDHRMAKEAWRLAEDIQADALVIATKQGYTARAVLRYRPNCPIVIVSNEAARARLLHFHWGVNEVLLIKGRLRAEEVREKLRKHPHFQSKKRLVFLRLGKSKRSLVVMELGR
- a CDS encoding prepilin peptidase, with product MSSLPLSIAFGLIFGSFLSLLIPRLHQGEKGIVAGRSHCPECKHLLRAIDLLPLLSYLFQKGRCRYCKKKISFWYPITELALLSFSIGLALLYPEPKFYALHFPLLFVAVFIFLYDLRYKEIHEAILLPGILYAVFYGLTQYGWESTGLGLAIGGLFFGLQFVLSRGRWLGSGDIEIGLFMGALLGFPHILVGIFSSYLLGSFLSLILLATKKASGQTALPLGPFLMLGTVLSFVWGEKLLSLYFSAL